A genomic stretch from Coffea arabica cultivar ET-39 chromosome 10c, Coffea Arabica ET-39 HiFi, whole genome shotgun sequence includes:
- the LOC140015763 gene encoding protein FAR1-RELATED SEQUENCE 5-like: MTRLNSVKDLNKIHSSIPNETIPHTGMEFEIKDQAWQYYLAYAKLVGFGIRKSKSHQDIYGKLIARTFCCRAEVKREKDKRDGSVKTPRPETRCDCLARMKVNSRQIGKFCVIEIVAVHNHYLSSPNKSHLHRNHRSITSNLATDIEMAHYVEIAPKVAHELMARQAGGRENVGFIAEDYKNYLCSKSTRDVKIGGTGGVRKYLQKMQFEDPNFLYAIQVDENDLITNIFWSDEKMKVDYANFGDVICFDTTYRKNKEGRPIVLFVGVNHHKQTTIFGVALLCDETSMTFEWLFDTSTKAMSGKKPMTILTDQDVAMAKALASK, encoded by the coding sequence ATGACTAGGCTCAACTCTGTTAAGGACTTGAATAAAATCCACTCATCTATCCCTAATGAAACGATTCCACATACAGGCATGGAGTTTGAAATTAAAGATCAGGCTTGGCAATACTATTTGGCATATGCCAAACTAGTTGGATTTGGTATTAGAAAAAGTAAAAGCCACCAAGACATTTATGGCAAATTGATTGCTAGGACATTTTGTTGCAGAGCTGAAGTAAAACGGGAAAAAGATAAACGAGATGGTAGCGTGAAAACCCCTCGCCCAGAAACAAGATGTGATTGTTTGGCACGAATGAAAGTTAATAGTCGCCAAATTGGCAAGTTCTGTGTGATTGAAATTGTGGCAGTGCATAATCATTACctttcaagtccaaataaaagTCATCTGCATAGAAACCACAGGAGTATTACTTCTAACTTAGCTACTGACATTGAAATGGCGCATTATGTCGAGATTGCACCAAAAGTAGCTCATGAGCTTATGGCTAGGCAAGCTGGTGGACGAGAGAATGTAGGTTTTATTGCTGAAgattataaaaattatttgtGTTCTAAGAGTACAAGAGATGTGAAGATAGGGGGTACAGGAGGGGTTCGTAAGTATTtacaaaaaatgcaatttgaggaccCTAATTTTTTGTATGCGATACAGGTTGATGAAAATGATCTAATAACTAACATATTTTGGTCCGATGAAAAGATGAAAGTAGATTATGCAAATTTTGGAGATGTCATCTGCTTTGACACaacttacaggaaaaataaagaagGCCGACCAATTGTATTATTTGTGGGTGTGAACCATCATAAGCAAACTACTATTTTTGGTGTTGCATTGTTATGTGACGAAACTTCAATGACTTTTGAGTGGTTATTTGATACTTCTACTAAAGCTATGTCTGGGAAAAAGCCTATGACAATTCTCACAGACCAAGATGTAGCAATGGCTAAGGCATTAGCTTCTAAATGA